One Longimicrobium terrae DNA segment encodes these proteins:
- a CDS encoding MbtH family protein → MSDETEDTREHVAVVNHEEQYSVWLADREIPAGWRDAGTRGTRAECLAWIETVWTDMRPLSLRQRMEDDARPAGAAA, encoded by the coding sequence ATGAGCGACGAGACGGAAGACACGCGCGAGCACGTGGCGGTGGTGAACCACGAGGAACAGTACAGCGTGTGGCTGGCCGACCGGGAAATCCCCGCCGGCTGGCGCGACGCGGGCACGCGCGGCACCCGCGCCGAATGCCTGGCCTGGATCGAGACGGTGTGGACGGACATGCGCCCGCTCTCCCTGCGCCAGCGCATGGAAGACGACGCCCGCCCCGCCGGCGCCGCGGCGTGA
- a CDS encoding cyclic peptide export ABC transporter gives MLQLLNVARYLLGMSRGVRMSRLTLAGVIFTGLLSGLAMAALVAVINQLITAGAAPSRRLMWAFAALVVLRPALRLGSQLLLLRLTEHSFYVLRVELCRRILATPMRHLEELGRARLMAALSTDVGQIATAVVLMPQLVMHLAVVVGFTAYLAWLALPLMPVLLAVSVLGWFSFRRAVGKAVEKTALGRELYDQLFQGLRAVTEGTKELKMHGPRRDEFLADFDDVSRRHRREIRHSDVALAWLATWSEMLFFLAIGLFLFVTPAFITLQPGVLASAVLAVLMLRTPVEALNNGLPALAQSAAAIEKVERLTRDLAGRDTGAHSPAVPGAAWRSLELVDVTHGYRREADDERFLLGPLNLRFVPGELVFIVGGNGSGKTTLAKLILGLYAPEGGEVVMDGVPVTDATRDRYRQHFSAIFADFFLFDDLRGVSPEALDRRAGAYLERLHLQHRVRVRDGRLSTTDLSTGQRKRLALLASYLEDRPLYLFDEWAADQDPAFKDVFYTQLLPELRAQGKTVLVISHDDRYYATADRLVRLENGAVAYDGDPNEYAGPLGALEAV, from the coding sequence ATGCTGCAGCTGCTGAACGTTGCGCGGTACCTGCTGGGCATGTCGCGCGGGGTGCGGATGTCCCGGCTCACCCTGGCCGGCGTGATCTTTACGGGGCTGCTGAGCGGCCTGGCCATGGCCGCGCTGGTGGCGGTCATCAACCAGCTCATCACCGCCGGCGCGGCACCCTCGCGCCGGCTGATGTGGGCGTTCGCCGCGCTGGTGGTGCTGCGGCCGGCGCTGCGGCTGGGGTCGCAGCTGCTGCTGCTCCGGCTGACCGAGCACAGCTTCTACGTGCTGCGGGTGGAGCTGTGCCGGCGCATTCTGGCCACCCCCATGCGCCACCTGGAGGAGCTGGGCCGCGCCCGGCTGATGGCGGCGCTTTCCACCGATGTGGGGCAGATCGCCACCGCCGTCGTGCTGATGCCGCAGCTGGTGATGCACCTGGCCGTGGTGGTGGGCTTCACCGCGTACCTGGCCTGGCTGGCGCTTCCGCTCATGCCCGTGCTGCTGGCCGTCTCCGTCCTGGGCTGGTTCAGCTTCCGCCGCGCGGTGGGCAAGGCGGTGGAAAAGACGGCGCTGGGGCGCGAACTGTACGACCAGCTCTTTCAGGGGCTGCGCGCGGTGACGGAGGGGACCAAGGAGCTCAAGATGCACGGCCCCCGCCGCGACGAGTTTCTGGCCGACTTCGACGACGTGTCGCGCCGCCACCGGCGCGAGATCCGGCACAGCGACGTGGCGCTGGCGTGGCTGGCCACGTGGAGCGAGATGCTCTTCTTTCTCGCCATCGGCCTGTTTCTGTTCGTGACCCCCGCGTTCATCACGCTGCAGCCGGGCGTGCTGGCCAGCGCGGTGCTGGCGGTGCTCATGCTGCGCACGCCGGTGGAGGCGCTCAACAACGGACTTCCCGCGCTGGCCCAGTCCGCCGCGGCCATCGAAAAGGTGGAGCGCCTGACGCGCGACCTGGCCGGGCGCGACACGGGCGCGCACTCCCCCGCGGTTCCGGGCGCCGCGTGGCGGTCTCTGGAGCTGGTGGACGTGACGCACGGCTACCGCCGCGAGGCGGACGACGAGCGCTTTCTGCTGGGCCCGCTGAACCTGCGCTTCGTGCCCGGGGAGCTGGTCTTCATCGTGGGGGGCAACGGGAGCGGAAAAACCACGCTGGCCAAGCTGATCCTGGGGCTGTACGCCCCGGAGGGCGGGGAGGTGGTGATGGACGGCGTGCCGGTGACCGATGCCACCCGCGACCGCTACCGCCAGCACTTTTCCGCCATCTTCGCCGACTTCTTTCTGTTCGACGACCTGCGCGGCGTGAGCCCCGAGGCGCTGGACCGGCGCGCGGGGGCGTACCTGGAGCGGCTGCACCTGCAGCACCGGGTGCGCGTGCGCGACGGCCGCCTGTCCACCACCGACCTGTCCACGGGGCAGCGCAAGCGGCTGGCGCTGCTGGCGTCGTACCTGGAAGACCGGCCGCTGTACCTGTTTGACGAGTGGGCGGCGGACCAGGACCCCGCCTTCAAGGACGTGTTCTACACGCAGCTCCTTCCCGAGCTGCGGGCGCAGGGCAAGACGGTGCTCGTGATCAGCCACGACGACCGCTACTACGCCACCGCCGACCGCCTGGTGCGGCTGGAGAACGGCGCCGTGGCGTACGACGGCGACCCGAACGAGTACGCGGGCCCGCTCGGCGCGCTGGAGGCCGTGTGA
- the ectB gene encoding diaminobutyrate--2-oxoglutarate transaminase, with protein MQDTRLIRRTDILRGVRPAAPPPRPGLETFDALESAVRSYCRAFPVVFARARGATLVDEDGHEYIDFFAGAGTLNYGHNPQFLKDRIAEYLAGDGILHGLDMATGAKRDFLERFDRVILRPRGLEYRIQFPGPTGTNAVEAALKLARKATGRRTVAYFANAYHGMSLGALAVTGNASKRRGAGVPLNDTVALPYDGDLGPGIDSLDVFEAMLRNSGSGVELPAAVIVETVQAEGGVKVARAEWLRRLESLCRAHGVLLIVDDIQTGCGRTGSFFSFEEAGITPDLVTLSKSISGIGLPMALVLIRPELDVWNPGEHNGTFRGNNLAFVTAAAVLEYWEHDGLSRAVHEKGEQIRARLQSWADADPSLGGVVRGRGMIRGIAFADPDLASRVSAGAFRRGVIVETAGPRDEVLKLIPPLTISDGQLESGLARIEAALEEAVALVPAGAAAGEAA; from the coding sequence ATGCAAGACACTCGACTGATCCGCCGGACGGACATTCTGCGCGGCGTGCGCCCCGCGGCGCCGCCCCCACGGCCCGGGCTGGAAACCTTTGACGCGCTGGAGTCGGCGGTGCGCAGCTACTGCCGCGCCTTTCCGGTGGTGTTCGCCCGGGCGCGCGGCGCCACCCTCGTGGACGAGGACGGCCACGAGTACATCGACTTCTTTGCCGGCGCGGGGACGCTCAACTACGGGCACAACCCGCAGTTCCTCAAGGACCGCATCGCCGAGTACCTGGCGGGCGACGGCATTCTGCACGGGCTGGACATGGCCACGGGCGCCAAGCGCGATTTTCTGGAGCGCTTTGACCGGGTCATTCTGCGGCCGCGCGGGCTGGAGTACCGCATTCAGTTTCCCGGGCCCACCGGCACCAACGCCGTGGAAGCCGCGCTCAAGCTGGCGCGCAAGGCCACGGGGCGCCGCACGGTGGCGTACTTCGCCAACGCGTACCACGGCATGTCGCTCGGCGCGCTGGCCGTCACCGGCAACGCCTCCAAGCGGCGCGGCGCGGGCGTGCCCCTGAACGACACCGTCGCCCTGCCGTACGACGGCGACCTGGGCCCCGGCATCGACTCGCTGGACGTGTTCGAGGCCATGCTGCGCAACTCCGGAAGCGGGGTGGAGCTCCCCGCGGCCGTCATCGTGGAAACGGTGCAGGCCGAGGGCGGGGTCAAGGTGGCGCGGGCGGAGTGGCTGCGGCGGCTGGAGTCGCTGTGCCGCGCGCACGGGGTGCTGCTCATCGTGGACGACATCCAGACGGGGTGCGGACGCACGGGGAGCTTCTTTTCCTTCGAGGAGGCCGGCATCACCCCCGACCTGGTGACGCTGTCCAAGTCCATCAGCGGAATCGGGCTGCCGATGGCGCTGGTCCTGATCCGCCCGGAGCTGGACGTGTGGAACCCGGGCGAGCACAACGGCACCTTCCGCGGCAACAACCTGGCGTTCGTCACCGCCGCGGCCGTGCTGGAATACTGGGAGCACGACGGGCTGAGCCGCGCCGTGCACGAAAAGGGCGAGCAGATCCGCGCGCGCCTGCAGTCGTGGGCCGACGCCGATCCCTCGCTGGGCGGCGTGGTGCGCGGGCGAGGGATGATCCGAGGGATCGCGTTCGCGGACCCGGACCTGGCGTCGCGCGTGTCGGCCGGGGCGTTCCGGCGCGGCGTGATCGTGGAAACGGCCGGGCCGCGCGACGAGGTGCTCAAGCTGATCCCCCCGCTCACCATCTCCGACGGGCAGCTGGAGTCGGGGCTGGCGCGCATCGAGGCGGCGCTGGAAGAGGCCGTCGCCCTCGTGCCGGCCGGCGCGGCCGCCGGGGAGGCGGCGTGA
- a CDS encoding ornithine carbamoyltransferase, with the protein MSKRHLVSLGDLSPDEMNYLVDRGVRMRELRGVARTLEGKTVGIWFRKTSTRTRTSFTVGAQKLGADIISYGPTDLQTNTGESIEDTSRVLSGFLDALVVRTAEDQREMTVLAGQDSMSVVNAMADLEHPSQALADLTTMKEHFGRLEGLHVLYMGEGNNSATALALALAKIPGARLTLLTPPGYGMPAELMERARADAAVHGAVIEESHDAADLPREVDVVYTTRWQTTGSSKAHEDWRERFAPFAVTPRIMRDASRADGTTVFMHDLPAVRGEEVEGEVLDGPQSIAFRQAENKLYSAMAVLEWCVAGPQNGEG; encoded by the coding sequence ATGTCGAAGAGGCACCTGGTCTCCCTGGGCGACCTGTCGCCGGACGAGATGAACTACCTGGTGGACCGCGGCGTCCGCATGCGCGAGCTGCGCGGCGTGGCCCGCACGCTGGAAGGAAAGACGGTGGGGATCTGGTTCCGAAAGACCTCCACGCGCACGCGCACCTCGTTCACCGTGGGCGCGCAGAAGCTGGGGGCCGACATCATTTCCTACGGCCCCACGGACCTGCAGACCAACACCGGCGAAAGCATCGAGGACACCAGCCGCGTGCTGAGCGGCTTTCTGGATGCCCTCGTCGTGCGCACCGCCGAGGACCAGCGCGAGATGACCGTGCTGGCCGGGCAGGATTCCATGTCGGTGGTGAACGCCATGGCCGACCTGGAGCACCCCAGCCAGGCGCTGGCCGACCTCACCACCATGAAGGAGCACTTCGGCCGGCTGGAGGGGCTGCACGTGCTGTACATGGGCGAGGGAAACAACAGCGCCACCGCGCTCGCCCTGGCGCTGGCCAAGATCCCCGGCGCCCGGCTCACGCTCCTGACTCCGCCGGGATACGGCATGCCCGCGGAGCTGATGGAGCGCGCCCGCGCCGACGCCGCCGTCCACGGCGCCGTCATCGAGGAGTCGCACGACGCCGCCGATCTCCCGCGGGAGGTGGACGTCGTCTACACCACGCGCTGGCAGACCACGGGAAGCAGCAAGGCCCACGAGGACTGGCGCGAGCGCTTCGCCCCCTTCGCCGTAACTCCGCGCATCATGCGCGACGCGTCGCGCGCGGACGGGACCACGGTGTTCATGCACGACCTTCCCGCCGTGCGCGGCGAAGAAGTGGAGGGCGAGGTGCTGGACGGGCCGCAGAGCATCGCGTTCCGCCAGGCGGAGAACAAGCTGTACAGCGCCATGGCCGTGCTGGAATGGTGCGTGGCCGGGCCGCAGAACGGGGAGGGATGA
- the sbnA gene encoding 2,3-diaminopropionate biosynthesis protein SbnA has translation MSSHSRRAPAGAAASAKPFFDLPAEVAFRSVSAAAAGFPSLDEGVLCAVGHTPLVSLRGVGQGRLRVYAKLEGLNPGGSAKDRPALNIIRAGIAAGQVRPGTVVVESSSGNMGVGLAQACSYLGLRFVCVVDPRTTTQNIQLLRAYGAAVEVVEHPDPETGEFLHARIRRVREILESVPSGFWPDQFNHEANAAAHRDGTMREIAAELEGAVDYVFCATSTCGTLRGCADYLRETGLDTRLVAVDALGSVIFGGPHAERIIPGLGSGMVPGLLRPGLAHAQVHVTNLDCVAGCRRAALREALLVGGSSGGVYTAFERMQDELPDGSVCVLVFCDRGERYLDTVFSDTWVQERFGDVAHLWQTDDERLPAWT, from the coding sequence ATGTCTTCTCACTCCCGCCGCGCGCCGGCCGGCGCCGCGGCCTCCGCCAAGCCGTTCTTTGACCTCCCCGCCGAGGTCGCCTTTCGCTCCGTCTCCGCCGCGGCCGCCGGCTTCCCCTCGCTGGACGAGGGCGTGCTGTGCGCCGTGGGGCACACCCCGCTGGTGTCGCTGCGCGGCGTGGGGCAGGGGCGCCTGCGCGTGTACGCCAAGCTGGAGGGGCTCAACCCTGGCGGCAGCGCCAAGGACCGCCCCGCGCTCAACATCATCCGCGCCGGGATCGCCGCGGGGCAGGTGCGGCCCGGCACCGTGGTGGTGGAATCCAGCTCCGGCAACATGGGGGTCGGGCTGGCGCAGGCGTGCAGCTACCTGGGGCTGCGCTTCGTGTGTGTGGTTGATCCGCGGACGACGACGCAGAACATCCAGCTGCTGCGCGCCTACGGGGCCGCGGTGGAAGTGGTGGAGCACCCGGATCCGGAAACGGGCGAGTTTCTCCACGCCCGCATCCGCCGCGTGCGCGAAATCCTGGAGTCCGTCCCCAGCGGCTTCTGGCCGGACCAGTTCAACCACGAAGCCAACGCCGCCGCCCACCGCGACGGCACCATGCGCGAGATCGCCGCGGAGCTGGAGGGGGCGGTGGACTACGTCTTCTGCGCCACCAGCACCTGCGGCACCCTGCGCGGCTGCGCCGACTACCTGCGCGAAACCGGCCTCGACACCCGCCTGGTGGCCGTGGACGCGCTGGGAAGCGTGATCTTCGGCGGCCCGCACGCGGAGCGCATCATTCCCGGGCTGGGGTCGGGGATGGTTCCCGGGCTGCTGCGGCCGGGGCTGGCGCACGCGCAGGTGCACGTCACCAACCTGGACTGCGTGGCGGGGTGCCGGCGCGCGGCGCTGCGCGAGGCGCTGCTGGTGGGGGGCAGCTCGGGCGGCGTGTACACCGCCTTCGAGCGCATGCAGGACGAACTTCCCGACGGGTCCGTGTGCGTCCTGGTCTTCTGCGACCGCGGCGAGCGCTACCTGGACACCGTCTTTTCCGACACGTGGGTGCAGGAGCGCTTCGGCGACGTCGCCCACCTCTGGCAAACCGACGACGAAAGGCTCCCGGCGTGGACATGA